Proteins encoded together in one Gemmatimonadota bacterium DH-78 window:
- a CDS encoding acyl-CoA dehydrogenase, whose translation MDRYLSEQHLALRARVADFAREAVAPVARELDATSTFPWENVKAMGEMGLLGLPIPEEYGGQGLDYTSYILVVEEMAKVDASHAITISAHTTLGSGPILQFGNEEQKQRYLPWLAKGEVLGGFGLTEPGAGSDSGGTRTRAVRRGDHYVINGSKIFITHAGVGEIFTVTAVTDPDKGTKGISSFVVTKPTIDIPRCEALGMGHRPDIGYMDGVQSGKKEDKMGWRASDTRELLLQDVEVPAENRLGEEGRGFINFMKTLDAGRIGIAALSLGLAEGAFEAALRYTTGREQFGRKVWDFQQVQFPMADMATEIQAARHLTYHAAWLKDQGRPFSTEAAMAKLYASELAMRATLKAIQLMGGAGYSDEYPVERMARDAKVCEIGEGTSEVQRLVIARHLLREELKATAA comes from the coding sequence ATGGATCGGTATCTGTCCGAGCAGCATCTGGCCCTTCGTGCGCGTGTCGCCGACTTCGCCCGCGAAGCCGTGGCGCCGGTCGCGCGAGAGCTCGACGCCACCTCCACCTTCCCCTGGGAAAACGTGAAGGCGATGGGCGAGATGGGACTCCTCGGACTTCCGATTCCCGAGGAGTACGGGGGGCAGGGGCTCGACTACACCAGCTACATCCTCGTGGTCGAGGAGATGGCGAAGGTCGACGCGAGCCACGCGATCACGATTTCGGCGCACACCACCCTCGGCAGTGGCCCGATCCTCCAGTTCGGCAACGAGGAGCAGAAGCAGCGCTACCTGCCGTGGCTGGCGAAAGGCGAAGTCCTCGGCGGCTTCGGTCTGACCGAGCCGGGCGCCGGATCCGACTCCGGTGGCACGCGCACCCGCGCCGTCCGCCGGGGTGACCACTACGTGATCAACGGGTCGAAGATCTTCATCACCCACGCCGGCGTGGGTGAGATCTTCACCGTCACGGCGGTCACCGATCCGGACAAGGGCACGAAGGGCATCTCGTCGTTCGTGGTCACCAAGCCGACCATCGACATCCCGCGCTGCGAGGCCCTCGGCATGGGGCACCGCCCGGACATCGGCTACATGGACGGCGTGCAGTCGGGCAAGAAGGAAGACAAGATGGGCTGGCGGGCGTCCGACACCCGCGAGCTGCTCCTTCAGGATGTCGAGGTTCCGGCGGAGAACCGCCTCGGCGAGGAGGGGCGCGGCTTCATCAACTTCATGAAGACGCTGGATGCGGGTCGCATCGGGATCGCGGCCCTCTCGCTCGGTCTCGCCGAAGGGGCCTTCGAGGCCGCCCTCCGCTACACGACCGGCCGCGAGCAGTTCGGCCGCAAGGTGTGGGACTTCCAGCAGGTGCAGTTCCCGATGGCCGACATGGCCACGGAGATTCAGGCGGCGCGGCATCTCACCTACCATGCCGCCTGGCTGAAGGATCAGGGCCGTCCCTTCTCGACCGAGGCGGCGATGGCCAAGCTGTACGCTTCCGAGCTCGCCATGCGTGCGACGCTCAAGGCGATCCAGCTGATGGGTGGGGCAGGATACTCGGACGAGTACCCCGTCGAGCGCATGGCGAGAGACGCCAAGGTCTGCGAGATCGGGGAAGGCACCAGCGAGGTCCAGCGTCTGGTCATCGCGCGCCATCTGCTCCGCGAGGAGCTGAAGGCCACCGCGGCGTGA
- a CDS encoding carboxypeptidase regulatory-like domain-containing protein, giving the protein MPYIHCMRRLPFFVFIGLLLALAIGSGSLRAQTVQGVRGSVAEEGSGRPVGGAFVTVVDAAGERIAGGLTSNDGTFLIDVPRPGDFRVRADRIGFQRIDGVRVTIPPGRLVEVELQAPAQAIVIEGVQVESGRRCDLRPESGRQTALLWDEARKALEIALWTDGGGNFVYDAESWVRRYDERGRQLVSERVDRRTHVGRHAFRALSPEQLADEGFVQGTLEEGRSYYAPDAAVLLSDAFLGTHCFQVVDDEGRLGLAFEPVPGRDQPEVEGTLWFAEGTARLDRLEYGYLNVEEAVDDRFGGEVQFEALPGGAWIVREWEIRMPVMAAQRGAFGPARLRVDAVEAAGGRVIEVRDATEPRPIGSWDDDEGWVRGTVVDSTTGRPLEGAVVFISGTNRSARTDDFGDFELSGVPEGAYTLLVDHPRIGELGIVSPTVPVEVDPGEVVTARLELPSIRGLVADACGRVGGAAPDPTAAALAGVVRTGGAEPGELTVRVSWTQVERVSSAGIGSAETQADIVPDRLGRWGVCRIPVDTTVRVEVIRGEVTGEPVIVGRMEAGESRWLLVESPATESSGD; this is encoded by the coding sequence GTGCCGTATATTCACTGCATGCGGCGTCTCCCCTTTTTCGTGTTCATCGGACTCCTTCTCGCTCTCGCGATCGGGTCCGGATCCCTTCGTGCCCAGACGGTTCAGGGCGTGCGGGGGAGCGTGGCGGAGGAGGGGAGCGGTCGGCCGGTCGGCGGGGCCTTCGTCACCGTCGTCGACGCCGCCGGGGAGCGGATCGCCGGAGGGCTGACCTCCAACGACGGCACCTTCCTGATCGACGTGCCGCGCCCGGGGGATTTTCGCGTGCGCGCCGACCGCATCGGTTTCCAGCGCATCGACGGGGTGCGGGTGACCATTCCTCCCGGTCGGTTGGTGGAGGTGGAGCTGCAGGCCCCGGCCCAGGCCATCGTGATCGAGGGCGTGCAGGTGGAGAGCGGACGGCGATGCGATCTTCGACCCGAGTCGGGCCGTCAGACGGCGTTGCTCTGGGACGAAGCCCGTAAGGCGCTCGAGATCGCGCTTTGGACCGACGGTGGCGGCAACTTCGTCTACGATGCCGAGTCGTGGGTGCGGCGCTACGACGAGCGGGGTCGCCAGTTGGTGAGCGAGCGGGTGGATCGCCGCACGCATGTCGGGCGCCACGCCTTCCGTGCGCTTTCGCCCGAACAGCTCGCCGACGAGGGCTTCGTGCAGGGCACCCTGGAGGAGGGGCGGTCGTACTACGCCCCCGATGCCGCCGTTCTACTCTCCGACGCCTTCCTCGGCACGCACTGCTTCCAGGTGGTGGACGACGAGGGGCGGCTCGGGCTGGCGTTCGAACCGGTGCCGGGCCGCGACCAGCCGGAGGTGGAGGGCACGCTGTGGTTCGCCGAGGGCACCGCGCGCCTCGATCGCCTCGAGTACGGCTACCTCAATGTGGAGGAGGCCGTCGACGATCGCTTCGGGGGCGAGGTGCAGTTCGAGGCCCTCCCCGGGGGCGCCTGGATCGTTCGGGAGTGGGAGATCCGGATGCCGGTGATGGCGGCGCAGCGCGGCGCCTTCGGCCCTGCGCGGCTCAGGGTGGACGCCGTGGAGGCCGCCGGGGGGCGGGTGATCGAGGTGCGCGACGCCACCGAGCCGCGCCCCATCGGCTCCTGGGACGACGACGAGGGTTGGGTCCGCGGCACCGTGGTCGACTCCACGACCGGACGCCCCCTCGAAGGGGCGGTGGTGTTCATCTCCGGTACGAACCGCTCCGCCCGCACCGACGACTTCGGCGACTTCGAGCTGAGCGGTGTGCCCGAGGGCGCCTACACGCTTCTGGTCGATCACCCCCGGATCGGCGAACTGGGCATCGTCTCTCCCACCGTGCCGGTGGAGGTGGATCCCGGTGAGGTGGTGACGGCGCGACTCGAACTGCCCTCGATCCGAGGACTGGTGGCCGATGCCTGCGGACGGGTGGGCGGAGCCGCGCCCGATCCCACCGCGGCGGCTCTCGCCGGCGTCGTGCGGACGGGGGGCGCCGAGCCCGGTGAGTTGACCGTGCGGGTGAGTTGGACGCAGGTGGAGCGAGTGAGCTCCGCCGGTATCGGTTCGGCCGAAACGCAGGCCGACATCGTGCCCGATCGGCTCGGTCGCTGGGGCGTGTGCCGGATTCCGGTGGACACCACCGTCCGCGTGGAGGTGATCCGCGGCGAGGTGACCGGCGAGCCGGTGATCGTGGGGCGAATGGAGGCGGGCGAGTCGCGGTGGCTGCTCGTCGAGTCGCCGGCGACGGAGTCGTCGGGCGACTAG
- the rplU gene encoding 50S ribosomal protein L21: protein MYAVIKTGGKQFRAEPGKTLRVPSLDIEPGETVTFDDVLLASDGDEVKVGAPSIDGASVTGEVVKHGRDKKVIVFKRKRRKGYRKKQGHRQGFTEIRIDEVKV from the coding sequence ATGTACGCGGTGATCAAGACTGGTGGAAAGCAGTTCCGGGCCGAGCCTGGGAAGACCCTTCGGGTGCCTTCCCTCGACATCGAGCCCGGCGAGACCGTCACCTTCGACGACGTCCTCCTCGCCTCCGATGGCGACGAGGTGAAGGTGGGTGCGCCGTCCATCGACGGGGCCTCCGTGACCGGAGAAGTCGTCAAGCACGGTCGCGACAAGAAGGTGATCGTCTTCAAGCGGAAGCGCCGGAAGGGCTACCGCAAGAAGCAGGGTCACCGGCAGGGCTTCACCGAGATTCGAATCGACGAGGTGAAGGTCTGA
- a CDS encoding enoyl-CoA hydratase-related protein: MSARAGETGSDDLVLIEVRDDRVALLTLNRPDKLNALNGALRRRLIEVFDDLENDDAVRAVVLQGAGEKAFVAGADVAEFAGRSVEEQRPVTWRRRIYEVVADFPKPVVAAIHGFCLGGGCELAVACDVRVADPTARFGQLEVRLGLIPGGGGTQRLARLVGPGQALRMGLTGDLIDAAEAHRIGLVEVLVEKEGGQLEAALTMASRMARWSPVALRLVKDSVRHGAEVSLADGLDYERERFLEAFGSDDGREGVAAFVEKRDPTFRGS; encoded by the coding sequence GTGAGCGCCCGGGCGGGTGAAACGGGCTCCGACGACCTCGTGCTCATCGAGGTGCGCGACGACCGGGTCGCCCTGCTCACGCTCAACCGTCCCGACAAGCTCAACGCGCTGAACGGCGCGCTGCGTCGGCGGCTGATCGAGGTGTTCGACGACCTGGAGAACGACGACGCCGTGCGGGCGGTGGTGCTTCAGGGGGCCGGCGAGAAGGCCTTCGTGGCCGGGGCCGACGTGGCCGAGTTCGCCGGACGATCGGTGGAAGAGCAGCGCCCCGTCACCTGGCGCCGCCGCATCTACGAGGTGGTGGCCGACTTCCCCAAGCCGGTCGTGGCGGCGATCCACGGCTTCTGCCTGGGCGGCGGCTGCGAACTCGCCGTGGCCTGCGACGTGCGCGTGGCCGACCCCACCGCCCGATTCGGACAGCTCGAGGTGCGGCTCGGCCTCATCCCGGGCGGCGGCGGCACGCAGCGCCTCGCCCGCCTGGTGGGTCCGGGCCAGGCGCTCCGCATGGGGCTGACCGGCGACCTGATCGACGCCGCCGAGGCGCACCGCATCGGGCTGGTAGAAGTGCTCGTCGAGAAGGAGGGCGGCCAGCTCGAGGCCGCCCTGACGATGGCGTCGCGCATGGCGCGCTGGAGCCCGGTGGCGCTGCGGCTCGTGAAGGACTCGGTACGCCACGGCGCCGAGGTGTCACTGGCCGACGGACTCGACTACGAGCGCGAGCGCTTTCTCGAGGCCTTCGGGTCGGACGACGGGCGCGAGGGCGTGGCCGCCTTCGTCGAGAAGCGGGATCCCACCTTCCGGGGAAGCTGA
- a CDS encoding 3-hydroxyacyl-CoA dehydrogenase family protein — protein MSDERLIRRVAVLGAGTMGHGIAQVAAMNGYGVTLFDIDFVAAENGLQKIRKNLEKGVQLGKVADATRETALAALRTSTDLAEAVGEVDLVIEAAPESMELKKRIFTDVEAHAPTDAILASNTSSLSIGEIADQLAHPARFLGLHFFNPVHLMQLVEVVHGPRTDGEVLDAAIRWVERLDREPIVVKDSPGFASSRLGVVLGLEAMRMVEEGVASPEDIDRAMELGYRHPMGPLKLTDLVGLDVRLGIARYLHATLGSEAFRPPEILERMVAEGRTGKKAGSGFYDWGEG, from the coding sequence ATGAGCGACGAGCGCCTCATCCGACGGGTGGCGGTGCTCGGCGCCGGCACCATGGGCCACGGCATCGCGCAGGTGGCGGCCATGAACGGCTACGGCGTGACACTGTTCGACATCGACTTCGTCGCCGCCGAGAACGGCCTCCAGAAGATTCGGAAGAACCTCGAGAAGGGGGTGCAGCTCGGGAAGGTGGCCGACGCCACCCGCGAGACGGCGCTGGCGGCGCTCCGCACCTCCACCGACCTCGCCGAGGCGGTGGGCGAGGTCGACCTCGTGATCGAGGCGGCTCCGGAGTCGATGGAGCTCAAGAAGCGCATCTTCACCGATGTGGAGGCCCACGCGCCGACCGACGCCATCCTCGCCTCGAACACCTCGTCGCTGTCGATCGGGGAGATCGCCGACCAGCTCGCGCACCCCGCCCGCTTTCTCGGTCTGCACTTCTTCAACCCGGTGCACCTGATGCAGCTGGTGGAGGTGGTGCACGGGCCGCGCACCGACGGCGAGGTACTCGACGCTGCGATCCGCTGGGTGGAGCGCCTCGACCGGGAGCCGATCGTGGTCAAGGATTCACCCGGCTTCGCCTCGTCGCGGCTGGGGGTGGTGCTGGGGCTCGAGGCCATGCGGATGGTGGAAGAGGGGGTGGCGAGCCCCGAGGACATCGACCGCGCCATGGAGCTCGGATACCGCCATCCGATGGGCCCCCTCAAGCTCACCGACCTGGTGGGCCTCGACGTCCGACTCGGCATCGCGCGCTACCTGCACGCCACGCTCGGGTCCGAGGCCTTCCGGCCGCCCGAGATTCTCGAGCGCATGGTGGCCGAGGGGCGAACCGGAAAGAAGGCCGGCTCGGGCTTCTACGACTGGGGCGAGGGGTGA
- a CDS encoding VOC family protein, whose translation MTRRASALAAIALLAAGLGSTGCTPAAEVPPADPVARPAGTPALHHVGLNSTDPTAALAWYAALWPSAQATTFDGRDALAAEMMLVFDAVTSPPAGAFDPALGRPSAQSAIWHIGAYLDTTDSDRLAEALGSPHLPLHIGPDGGSPVWRSGLAPYRGTHTAAALPGVEVAEPRAGGFSYLLGPDGALVELTGGPNTRPSLSHVHLFHEQPRCAAEWYVGVLGFEPASDPVAEGEDCAAPPAEAGWPSLERIGTIRAPRAAVDVVGTQFSIYPRQCFGARCGEPTPLVGSRGQVIDHVGLRVDDLAAWHAWLRQEGVTVIEPLHDIEEGRALMIEGPDAIAIELVELDADSLAG comes from the coding sequence ATGACGAGGCGGGCCTCCGCGCTGGCCGCGATCGCGCTTCTCGCGGCCGGCCTCGGATCGACCGGCTGCACGCCGGCCGCCGAGGTCCCGCCGGCCGATCCGGTGGCCCGCCCTGCGGGCACCCCCGCGCTGCACCACGTCGGTCTCAACTCCACCGATCCGACCGCCGCCCTCGCGTGGTACGCCGCGCTCTGGCCCTCCGCCCAGGCGACCACCTTCGACGGACGCGATGCGCTGGCCGCCGAGATGATGCTGGTGTTCGACGCCGTCACCTCGCCGCCCGCCGGTGCCTTCGACCCGGCCCTCGGGCGCCCCTCGGCGCAGAGCGCGATCTGGCACATCGGGGCCTACCTCGACACCACCGACTCCGACCGCCTGGCCGAGGCTCTGGGCAGCCCCCACCTGCCCCTCCACATCGGGCCCGACGGAGGAAGTCCCGTGTGGCGTTCGGGGCTGGCGCCCTACCGGGGCACCCACACCGCGGCAGCGCTCCCGGGGGTGGAGGTCGCCGAGCCCCGGGCGGGCGGCTTCAGCTATCTGCTGGGGCCGGACGGTGCGCTCGTCGAACTCACGGGAGGCCCCAACACCCGGCCGTCTCTCTCGCACGTGCACCTCTTTCACGAGCAACCCCGCTGCGCCGCCGAGTGGTACGTGGGGGTGCTCGGATTCGAGCCCGCCTCCGATCCGGTGGCCGAGGGAGAGGACTGCGCCGCGCCTCCGGCCGAAGCGGGCTGGCCGTCGCTGGAGCGCATCGGCACCATCCGGGCGCCGCGCGCCGCCGTCGATGTGGTGGGCACCCAGTTCTCGATCTACCCGCGCCAGTGCTTCGGCGCCCGCTGCGGTGAACCCACTCCCCTCGTGGGTTCGAGGGGGCAGGTGATCGATCACGTGGGACTCCGTGTGGACGATCTCGCCGCATGGCACGCCTGGCTGCGCCAGGAGGGTGTGACCGTGATCGAACCGCTGCACGACATCGAAGAGGGACGAGCGCTCATGATCGAGGGCCCCGACGCCATCGCGATCGAACTCGTGGAGTTGGACGCGGACTCGTTGGCCGGCTAG
- a CDS encoding chorismate mutase yields MTDADGADDAGRLEEIRERILELDQALVELVGERRDLVLEVGRLKASLGLPVLDPGREARVVRRAAELAREGGVDEELVRDVIWRIIASARDAQEGRSRWGPPEPPAGPANPSGSDGV; encoded by the coding sequence GTGACGGACGCCGACGGGGCGGACGACGCCGGGCGTCTCGAGGAGATCCGCGAGCGGATTCTCGAGCTCGATCAGGCCCTCGTCGAGCTCGTGGGCGAACGCCGCGATCTCGTGCTCGAAGTGGGGCGGCTGAAGGCGTCGCTGGGACTCCCCGTGCTCGACCCCGGCCGCGAGGCCCGTGTCGTGCGTCGGGCCGCCGAGCTCGCCCGCGAGGGGGGTGTGGACGAAGAACTCGTGCGCGACGTGATCTGGCGGATCATCGCCTCCGCCCGCGACGCCCAGGAAGGACGCAGTCGCTGGGGCCCCCCCGAGCCCCCCGCCGGCCCGGCGAACCCCTCGGGGTCGGACGGCGTATGA
- a CDS encoding lytic transglycosylase domain-containing protein yields MSHTGFRLGVGLTVVLGTLGADAPGLRDVDSDGSMRSLRELPRIDMPRMPLEVTERVEYWMERFATDERLTFEQFMSREGLYGDLIRDKLVQRGMPEELLYLAMIESGFSPSATSHVAAVGLWQFMGPTAQQYGLRVDEWVDERRDPIRATDAALEYLQWLHDRYDSWYLAAAAYNSGPGRVDRALRQRSDRSAEADADLYWDIVEHLPRETREHVPRMLAVTALARDAERYDFDIESAGPYDFDRVWVPGGTPLRAVARALDVPTRQLAELNPHLIRGATPPGGSFGLRVPVGGVSQVVASIGGGPWGGYRTDD; encoded by the coding sequence TTGTCGCACACCGGCTTCCGTCTGGGGGTCGGTCTCACCGTCGTCCTCGGCACCCTGGGTGCCGATGCCCCGGGACTGCGTGATGTCGATTCCGACGGATCGATGCGCAGCCTGCGCGAACTGCCCCGAATCGACATGCCCCGGATGCCTCTCGAGGTGACCGAGCGGGTGGAGTACTGGATGGAGCGGTTCGCGACCGACGAGCGCCTCACCTTCGAGCAGTTCATGTCGCGGGAGGGGCTCTACGGTGACCTGATTCGAGACAAGCTGGTGCAGCGGGGCATGCCCGAAGAGCTGCTCTATCTGGCGATGATCGAGTCGGGCTTCTCGCCGTCGGCCACCTCGCACGTGGCAGCGGTGGGCCTGTGGCAGTTCATGGGACCCACGGCGCAGCAGTACGGCCTGCGGGTGGACGAGTGGGTGGACGAGCGGCGCGACCCGATCCGGGCCACCGACGCCGCCCTCGAGTACCTGCAGTGGCTGCACGACCGCTACGACTCCTGGTACCTGGCCGCCGCGGCCTACAACTCGGGCCCGGGTCGCGTGGACCGGGCGCTGCGCCAGCGCAGTGACCGCTCGGCCGAGGCGGACGCCGACCTGTACTGGGACATCGTCGAGCACCTGCCGCGCGAGACGCGTGAGCACGTGCCGCGGATGCTGGCCGTGACGGCGCTCGCGCGCGACGCCGAGCGCTACGACTTCGACATCGAGTCGGCCGGTCCGTACGATTTCGACCGGGTGTGGGTGCCCGGGGGCACGCCGCTTCGTGCCGTGGCGAGGGCGCTCGACGTGCCCACTCGCCAGCTCGCCGAGCTCAACCCGCACCTGATCCGCGGGGCCACGCCGCCGGGCGGTTCCTTCGGGCTGCGGGTGCCGGTGGGTGGCGTGTCGCAGGTGGTGGCCTCGATCGGAGGCGGCCCCTGGGGCGGCTACCGCACCGACGACTGA
- a CDS encoding Rne/Rng family ribonuclease — protein MSASPQESWVALLEDGQLVEIMFDRPDQGRLVGDIYLGRVEAVLPGIQAAFVDIGEEKAGFLHVSDLLGEEDDDEDENGNGGGSRGGRRNRKYPPIQDQVKKGQEILVQVTKEPISTKGPRVTAQVSLPGRFLVFMPFSSHVGVSRKIDGREERSRLRAMAKEFVPPKAGGVIVRTVGEEVTRETLEGEFKRLHDKWKKIQRRARSQKAPARVHGEAKLISGVIRDLFSDKFDGLTVDSKEIHNEITQYVSNVSPDLLERIHLYDDPVPLFDKHGVEEEIRKAFERRVDLPSGGYIIVEPTEALVSIDVNTGRYTGRKDPEHTILRTNLDAAREVARQLRLRDVGGIIVVDFIDMESQENRDKVLHELRSHLGRDRARTKAFEVSDLGLIEMTRQRVRPSLFQSLTAPCEHCNGSGRVSTPATVVRRIERSLVRAAAAKERKVVVRVHPEVALQVLEAEPDFLRRLGKRTRMELDLRDDPLLREDEFHLLSGPSEADVTEKYVLR, from the coding sequence GTGAGCGCGTCGCCCCAGGAGTCCTGGGTGGCGCTGCTCGAAGACGGTCAGCTGGTCGAAATCATGTTCGACCGGCCCGACCAGGGTCGCCTCGTGGGCGACATCTATCTCGGGAGGGTGGAAGCCGTCCTCCCGGGCATCCAGGCGGCCTTCGTCGACATCGGCGAAGAGAAGGCCGGCTTTCTCCACGTCTCGGACCTCCTCGGCGAGGAAGACGACGACGAGGATGAGAACGGCAACGGAGGCGGCTCCCGCGGGGGACGCCGCAACCGGAAGTACCCGCCGATCCAGGACCAGGTGAAGAAGGGCCAGGAGATCCTGGTTCAGGTCACCAAGGAGCCGATCAGCACCAAGGGCCCTCGCGTCACCGCTCAGGTGTCGCTGCCCGGCCGCTTCCTGGTGTTCATGCCCTTCTCGTCGCACGTGGGTGTCAGTCGCAAGATCGACGGGCGCGAGGAACGCTCCCGCCTGCGCGCCATGGCCAAGGAGTTCGTGCCGCCGAAGGCGGGGGGCGTGATCGTCCGCACCGTCGGCGAAGAGGTCACGCGCGAGACCCTCGAGGGGGAATTCAAGCGCCTCCACGACAAGTGGAAGAAGATCCAGCGCCGCGCTCGATCGCAGAAGGCGCCGGCGCGGGTGCACGGCGAGGCGAAGCTGATCAGCGGCGTGATCCGCGACCTCTTCTCCGACAAGTTCGACGGGCTGACGGTGGACTCGAAGGAGATCCACAACGAGATCACCCAGTACGTCTCGAACGTGTCTCCCGATCTGCTTGAGCGGATCCACCTCTACGACGACCCCGTGCCGCTCTTCGACAAGCACGGGGTCGAAGAGGAGATCCGGAAGGCGTTCGAACGGCGCGTCGACCTGCCCTCGGGTGGCTACATCATCGTGGAGCCCACCGAGGCGCTGGTCTCGATCGACGTCAACACGGGGCGCTACACGGGGCGCAAGGATCCGGAGCACACGATCCTGCGTACCAACCTCGACGCCGCCCGCGAGGTGGCCCGACAGCTCCGGCTGCGCGATGTGGGCGGCATCATCGTGGTCGACTTCATCGACATGGAGTCGCAGGAGAATCGCGACAAGGTTCTGCACGAACTGCGCAGCCACCTCGGTCGCGATCGAGCCCGCACCAAGGCCTTCGAGGTGTCGGATCTCGGCCTGATCGAGATGACGCGCCAGCGGGTGCGCCCCTCGCTGTTCCAGTCGCTCACGGCGCCCTGCGAGCACTGCAACGGGTCGGGGCGGGTGTCGACCCCGGCGACGGTGGTGCGACGCATCGAGCGGTCACTGGTGCGTGCGGCGGCCGCGAAGGAGCGGAAGGTGGTGGTGCGGGTGCACCCCGAAGTGGCGCTCCAGGTGCTGGAGGCCGAGCCCGACTTCCTGCGCCGGCTGGGCAAGCGTACGCGGATGGAGCTCGACCTGCGCGACGATCCGCTGCTGCGCGAAGACGAGTTCCACCTGCTGTCGGGGCCGTCCGAGGCCGATGTGACGGAGAAGTACGTGCTTCGATGA
- a CDS encoding serine hydrolase produces the protein MGRLGMAIAVLLGALTTPALHAQPAHRAILAEKLDAELTRLVDDFEGVAGVQAIDLVTGEVFAVDADLVFPQASAIKIPLLIELFRRESEAPGFVGERRTIDDEVRTGGSGVLRHLSDGGTEMSLEDLAVFMIVYSDNTATNLLIDAVGMDAVNALMDQLGAPNTRLQRKMIRPEASVRGDENLSTPAEAATLMARLAACDLPLSAAACDRVKSILSIDKGGPFRDPVPTSVPMAWKPGGVEGVATAWGIVGLADRPYALAVMSSYGHEGGALVRAVQAAVYDHFSRLDRSTEYGVRVPLRVLPARGGGPTP, from the coding sequence ATGGGCCGACTCGGCATGGCGATCGCGGTGCTTCTGGGCGCACTCACGACCCCGGCGCTGCACGCCCAGCCGGCGCATCGCGCGATTCTCGCCGAGAAGCTCGACGCCGAGCTGACCCGCCTCGTCGACGACTTCGAGGGGGTCGCCGGGGTGCAGGCCATCGACCTCGTCACCGGCGAGGTGTTCGCGGTCGATGCCGATCTCGTGTTTCCCCAGGCGAGCGCGATCAAGATCCCGCTCCTGATCGAGCTCTTTCGCAGGGAGTCGGAGGCCCCGGGCTTCGTCGGCGAGCGACGCACCATCGACGACGAGGTGCGCACGGGCGGCTCCGGAGTCCTCCGCCACCTCTCGGACGGCGGTACCGAGATGTCGCTCGAAGATCTGGCCGTCTTCATGATCGTCTACAGTGACAACACGGCCACGAATCTCCTGATCGACGCGGTCGGCATGGACGCCGTCAACGCCCTCATGGACCAACTCGGCGCACCGAACACCCGGCTGCAGCGCAAGATGATCCGCCCGGAGGCCAGTGTGCGAGGCGACGAGAACCTGTCGACGCCCGCCGAAGCCGCCACGCTCATGGCGCGCCTGGCCGCCTGCGACCTGCCGCTCTCCGCCGCGGCGTGCGACCGCGTGAAGAGCATTCTCTCCATCGACAAGGGCGGGCCCTTCCGCGATCCCGTGCCCACCTCGGTGCCGATGGCGTGGAAGCCCGGCGGGGTGGAGGGTGTGGCCACCGCCTGGGGCATCGTCGGCCTCGCCGATCGCCCCTACGCGCTCGCCGTCATGAGCAGCTACGGGCACGAGGGTGGCGCTCTGGTGCGCGCGGTCCAGGCCGCCGTCTACGACCACTTCTCGCGCCTCGACCGCAGCACCGAGTACGGCGTGCGGGTGCCGCTGCGAGTGCTGCCTGCCCGCGGCGGAGGCCCGACACCGTGA
- the rpmA gene encoding 50S ribosomal protein L27, with the protein MAHKKGVGSSRNGRDSNPKRLGVKRFGGQPVRAGGIIVRQRGTRFHPGRNVLKGGDDTLFSTIDGVVKFETFKRRKAVSVYPEGE; encoded by the coding sequence ATGGCTCATAAGAAGGGTGTCGGCTCCAGCCGAAACGGTCGTGACAGCAACCCGAAGCGCCTCGGAGTGAAGCGGTTCGGTGGCCAGCCGGTGCGTGCCGGTGGCATCATCGTCCGTCAGCGCGGAACGCGCTTCCACCCCGGGCGCAACGTGCTCAAGGGTGGCGACGACACGCTGTTCTCCACCATCGATGGTGTGGTGAAGTTCGAGACCTTCAAGCGCCGCAAGGCGGTGTCGGTCTACCCCGAAGGCGAGTAG
- a CDS encoding VOC family protein, with the protein MHLGAFSISLAVQDLQASRAFYQKLGFSDMGGSPEHGYLIMKSGDTLIGLFEKMFEKNIITFNPGWDQDAKELDEFDDVRTIQQRLKDAGLTLVEEADPASEGPAHITLIDPDGNPILIDQHR; encoded by the coding sequence ATGCATCTCGGAGCCTTCTCGATCAGCCTGGCCGTGCAGGACCTGCAGGCGTCGCGCGCGTTCTACCAGAAGCTCGGATTCTCCGACATGGGCGGCTCGCCCGAGCACGGGTATCTGATCATGAAGAGCGGAGACACCCTCATCGGGCTCTTCGAGAAGATGTTCGAGAAGAACATCATCACCTTCAATCCGGGGTGGGATCAGGACGCGAAGGAGCTCGACGAGTTCGACGACGTCCGGACGATCCAGCAGCGACTCAAGGACGCCGGGCTCACCCTCGTGGAGGAGGCCGACCCCGCGTCGGAGGGCCCCGCACACATCACCCTGATCGACCCGGACGGCAACCCGATCCTGATCGACCAGCACCGATGA